One Arthrobacter sp. B3I4 genomic window, CTCATCGACGAGGTCGTCGGCAGCCAGGCCGACGCCGGGATGGCGGGGATGGATGCGCTGCTGCTGGGACGCCGCACCTACGACATCTTCGCCGCGTACTGGCCGCATCAGGACGGAAACATCGCCCGGCTGTTCAACAACATCCCGAAATACGTCGCTTCGCGCAGCACGCCCACCCTCGAATGGGCCGGTTCCACCCTGCTCGGCCCTGACACCGCCGCCGCCGTAGGGAAACTTCGGGACCGTCACGAGCACGTGCACGTCATCGGCAGCCTCGACCTCGTGCAGACCCTCTTCGCCGAACGGCTCTTCGACCGGCTTACGCTCTGGGTCTACCCGATCCTGCTCGGCAGCGGCAAGAAGGTCTTTGCCGACGGCGTGGTCCCGACGAACCTTCGGCTCATCGAGCCCGTCGTCGCCTCACCCAAGGGCGCCGTGATGCATCGCTACGCCTTGGCCGACGGCACCCCCGGCGTCGGGAACATGGCCGCCCGCTGAGAGGTCCTAGGAACTGGCCGGCGGGCCCGGGGAGAGTGTCCGTCCGGGGCGGCTTTGCGGCCTGCTGGGTCCTTTTTGAGGGCGTTGGCTGCGGCGCGTCCCTGTCAAAGTGCCCCGAATCTGCCGCACCGGGACCGGCCCGAGGCCTGCGCATAAAAGAAACCCCTCCGTTCCGGGCAAATTGCCGGAACGGAGGGGTTCGTTGGGGCCCCCTGTCGGATTCGAACCGACGACCCCCGCTTTACAAGAGCGGTGCTCTGGCCAACTGAGCTAAGGAGGCAATCCGCCGTCGTCGTTTCCCCAGAGGGCCGGACGTTGACAGCTAGATAAGGGTAGCCCACGGACGCCTGCCGGTAAAAAACACCGGCAACGAAACAGCCCGGCCCCGGAGATGGAATCCGGAACCGGGCTGCTGCCGCGCGGGGCGGTTACTTCTTTGCGTCGACCGCGGCCTGCAGGAACTGGTCGAACGGAGTCTGGGCACTGTCACCCTTGCCCCACTGCTTGCCATCGACGAAGACGGTCGGCGTACCGGTCACACCGATGGACGCCGCCTCCTGCGTCGTGTACTTCACGTACGGGCGGTAGGTCTTGTCATCCACGCACTTGTCGATGCTCTTCGCGCCGACGTCGGTGGCCATCTTCTTCAGCTCGTTGTCCGGAAGGCCGGCGCCGCCTTCGGCCGGCTGCTTCGCGAACAGCGCGTCGACAAACGCGGCATACTTCTCCGGCGATTCGTTCACAACGCACGCAGCGGCGTTGGCTGCCCGGGAGGAGTAGTTGGTGCTCGAACGGCTGTCCAGGAAGCCAAGCGGCCGGTATTCGACGGTGATCTTGCCGTCGTTGCGCAGCTTGGTGAGCGTCTCGTTGTACCGGGCCTCAAAGTCCTTGCACACCGGGCAGATGAAGTCGATGTACAGAACCACCTTGACCGGCTTGCCGGCTTCGGCCTCCGCGCCGGGTGCCTTGATCTCTGCCGGCGGGGTGGCAGGAGCGGACGGCAGGTCAGCGAGCTTGACGGTGGCCGGGTCGGACTTCGCCACCTCGGAGTTGGCCAGCAGGGTGACCCCGCCGTGGACGTTCCCGTTCGCCGGCGTCGGACCGGAATCGGCGACCGGGGCGTTGTTCTTGATGTTCGAGGTGACCACCAGGGCGACAATCACGATGATGGCGACGACGGCCGCGACGATGCCCCAGCCGATGAGCAGCTTGTTGCGCTTGTCCTTTTTCAGCTGCGCTTCACGGATCTCACGGGCTTTCTCGCGGGCCGCGGCGGTGCGCTCCGCTTTGGACTGACGGGGTTCGTTTGCGGGGCTCATTAGTTCCTCGGGTCGATCGGCCTGG contains:
- a CDS encoding DsbA family protein, with amino-acid sequence MSPANEPRQSKAERTAAAREKAREIREAQLKKDKRNKLLIGWGIVAAVVAIIVIVALVVTSNIKNNAPVADSGPTPANGNVHGGVTLLANSEVAKSDPATVKLADLPSAPATPPAEIKAPGAEAEAGKPVKVVLYIDFICPVCKDFEARYNETLTKLRNDGKITVEYRPLGFLDSRSSTNYSSRAANAAACVVNESPEKYAAFVDALFAKQPAEGGAGLPDNELKKMATDVGAKSIDKCVDDKTYRPYVKYTTQEAASIGVTGTPTVFVDGKQWGKGDSAQTPFDQFLQAAVDAKK
- a CDS encoding dihydrofolate reductase family protein codes for the protein MGLIHIDLFTTLDGVAQAPGAPEEDPDSGFTFGGWQAPLIDEVVGSQADAGMAGMDALLLGRRTYDIFAAYWPHQDGNIARLFNNIPKYVASRSTPTLEWAGSTLLGPDTAAAVGKLRDRHEHVHVIGSLDLVQTLFAERLFDRLTLWVYPILLGSGKKVFADGVVPTNLRLIEPVVASPKGAVMHRYALADGTPGVGNMAAR